A region from the Panicum hallii strain FIL2 chromosome 1, PHallii_v3.1, whole genome shotgun sequence genome encodes:
- the LOC112896948 gene encoding uncharacterized protein LOC112896948 codes for MHTDCLRPKYNNSDPDAVEFFGECMKSSKNGRTPLANEIYERMVAEKDREPEEGEEKKSPTKIVDETLSEISRSSTFLPNIGAPRPSKNAQSSSTAAQARIRAEFEATLQAEREEAARKREELQAQLQAQQDALEENQNLLRQTQEEVRGMTSRFEETNALLRAVLRLQKD; via the exons atgCACACTGATTGCCTG AGGCCTAAGTACAACAACAGTGATCCAGATGCTGTAGAGTTCTTTGGGGAATGTATGAAAAGTTCCAAAAATGGTCGCACTCCTCTTGCCAATGAAATATAT GAACGGATGGTGGCAGAGAAGGATAGAGAgccagaagaaggagaagaaaaaaaatctccCACCAAGATTGTTGATGAAACTCTTAGCGAGATCAGCCGCTCATCCACATTTCTTCCTAACATTGGTGCCCCTCGACCATCAAAGAATGCTCAGTCCTCATCGACAGCAGCACAAGCACGCATCCGAGCTGAGTTTGAGGCAACCCTCCAAGCTGAAAGAGAGGAAGCTGCTAGGAAGCGGGAAGAGTTGCAGGCACAACTTCAAGCTCAGCAGGACGCACTTGAAGAAAACCAAAATTTGCTGCGGCAGACCCAAGAGGAAGTGAGGGGGATGACTAGCAGGTTTGAGGAGACTAATGCGCTGCTGCGAGCTGTCCTGAGACTTCAGAAAGATTGA